The proteins below are encoded in one region of Macaca nemestrina isolate mMacNem1 chromosome 10, mMacNem.hap1, whole genome shotgun sequence:
- the LOC105493450 gene encoding uncharacterized protein — protein MRAVPEALRQYSPANSQVKMSWQLVRCGALKHGPQSGKADLIASSKMHKPSILLMTMFGPRTPSRAESTVSCCGSTRPPASSPPCLHTTPDWQPAGRLLRPHVSWRYWAHPPGPEAATWRSGSWGAGDRPAAQSSSSSSCARLQRRRQLQRARPETIPRAGAHGGQEGGGGASCRGSSGQAGGFPCAGADGEAHVLARGWWWPRVRERRLRTGADGGGRVGRAVGATWTQVRGADVEMHLVLVHHIPGNKEFLYKAGCRHFLRRTTATDSPTI, from the exons CCAATTCCCAAGTGAAGATGAGTTGGCAACTGGTCAGATGTGGGGCCCTGAAACATGGACCACAGAGTGG AAAAGCTGACCTAATTGCCAGCTCCAAGATGCACAAACCCAGCATCCTGTTGATGACAATGTTTGGTCCAAGG ACTCCCTCCCGGGCTGAATCCACGGTGTCGTGCTGCGGGTCTACACGGCCGCCAGCGTCCTCCCCGCCATGTCTCCACACCACGCCTGATTGGCAACCCGCGGGGCGACTACTTCGTCCGCATGTCTCCTGGAGGTACTGGGCACATCCTCCGGGTCCTGAGGCTGCGACCTGGCGCTCCGGGTCCTGGGGTGCTGGGGACCGCCCAGCAGCCCAGTCCTCTTCATCATCGTCCTGCGCTCGCCTGCAGCGCCGCCGACAGCTGCAGAGAGCAAGGCCGGAGACTATCCCGCGCGCAGGCGCACACGGCGGCCAagagggcgggggcggggcctcaTGCCGCGGTAGTTCGGGCCAGGCTGGTGGGTTCCCTTGCGCAGGCGCAGACGGCGAGGCTCACGTTCTCGCGAGAGGGTGGTGGTGGCCCCGGGTGCGTGAGAGACGCCTGCGCACAGGCGCAGACGGCGGGGGTAGGGTTGGGCGAGCGGTAGGGGCGACCTGGACGCAGGTCCGTGGTGCAG ATGTGGAAATGCATCTTGTTCTAGTACATCACATTCCAGGGAACAAAGAATTCCTTTACAAAGCCGGGTGTCGTCATTTTCTTAGAAGAACCACTGCAACG